A single Drosophila ananassae strain 14024-0371.13 chromosome 3L, ASM1763931v2, whole genome shotgun sequence DNA region contains:
- the LOC26514594 gene encoding axoneme-associated protein mst101(2) isoform X3, translated as MLRRCIGRQMQCLLAFPRPPPLIQATSCCQRYISRGPFFGPSFFQGQIKWIEKKRPPLGPLQFDPPMSCDILCTDVNEPGPSGVSKQVRQVQQRVCLVGQVRRLSDKGPAGPKKVSVCMFSRKGKLYHKDNDKKTMETCLDKRNKCLCDKWRPRPRPKKRKKEKNIRKRLEELMEEGPERSFENEHLKLTAPKNSNERHPSRSQSDDSDSYYDCEEPKFTISNFINMLREKSEEIKDQLREGKLADHRRRNQQEDELILKYKDLYEKEMAKKVRSCDGSSVTNPPPIQKEPPQSVSNPNLEEPPKSQACETEEPRACETEEPKSILRPTSHQFETRKQVKLDQLVNYVREKNKEAMNNLKGCDKLIKECECQVQGLASAQNSKKPECPEAANKEAANHKQEKNEPCNNDTPRAQISDSSNSEKYKIDMADFKGKLERCERLQVQIADMVSKCISLVMGNVEKEPQASSPKKSAKKEDDHSFRYQRNCNEPIQSTDAIGTTKSSDKRLGGKETSILKSPETTSSIKRIHAKLYSSQKVDKPPSQYLTQQVDNIIRQCEDLKNEFEMRLHSTFSKSSVPNAGSNKAFRKQSPVEMEMRRRCTLDALKKKCEDAAIKKEAGNDEEDDEVEVLRKKQAELKKRLEKAKLKKQCALIRKAIEESEDDNLQGPSEVTFLGECRAALKSRFAREDQRRKWAESYLREKIEKIKRFDRSLSSKRSPTQLGFTQKSSIELKKNQVDPVMSKKCDEEEFIKKSAEEDFKKKVAQKDLKKKCAEEELNKKCAEVELKEKCAKEELKNECAKKELKKTGTREELKKKCAEAKLKKKCAEEELKKKCSEEELKKKCAEEALKKKCAKEELKKKCAEDELKRKCAEEKLKKKCAEDELKRKCAKEELKKKCAEDELKKKCAEEKLKKKCAEDELKKKCAEEKLKKKCAEEALKKKCSEDELKKKCAEEELKKKCSEEDLKKKCAADERKRKNEEMQLRLKCFEAKLKKKCEKIKNDELKEKNTEESLKNKGREEELKKKDKESSQEKLKTKSAKDEKKKRAEEEKKKLYKEKENNKSTEKDFKKKCDQAALKEKCAEEELKKKCAEEELKKECEEEEMKKKCAEEEMKKKCAEEELKEKCAEEELKKKCAKEELKKKCAEEELKNKCAEEEKKKKRAEEALKKKCAEEKLKKKCSEEMNKKKLSEKEVKEKSDKEELKKKGKEEDLKKESEEKPKTAALGIRNKENDCSEIYKDSQIQENRLMGELKRWWEEVDRNTKNIGGVPLNEHESEEIHNWLKRQKEKDTQAGKAKPRCAGPKDKGTLKLQSLDGIFLTSGLTSNRAPSSRGLLDALCDPLPRLRKRVHRNPSGFPPLTENIIGSGCGHGIIQHPEPCRIPLLGPNIFVRQILPRLKPLSINGNLRVYWLDAMFSSTTFSRRGYTRDESGRYSSLVWPYATFGGTNSDDESQK; from the exons ATGCTCCGCCGGTGCATCGGCAGGCAGATGCAGTGTCTGCTGGCTTTTCCCCGACCTCCCCCTCTCATACAGGCCACCTCCTGTTGCCAGCGATACATATCGCGAGGGCCGTTCTTCGGTCCGAGCTTCTTTCAAGGTCAGATCAAGTGGATCGAGAAAAAGCGACCGCCCCTCGGTCCGCTGCAGTTTGACCCCCCGATGTCCTGCGACATCCTCTGCACGGATGTGAACGAGCCGGGTCCAAGCGGGGTTAGTAAGCAAGTCAGACAGGTCCAGCAGCGCGTATGCCTTGTCGGCCAAGTTCGTAGACTGAGTGACAAAGGACCTGCTGGTCCCAAAAAAGTCTCAGTCTGCATGTTTAGCCGAAAGGGTAAGCTGTACCACAAGGACAACGACAAGAAAACAATGGAAACCTGCCTGGACAAGCGGAACAAGTGCTTGTGCGACAAATGGCGGCCACGTCCCAGACCCAAAAAGCGCAAAAAGGAGAAGAACATAAGGAAGCGCTTGGAGGAACTAATGGAGGAGGGTCCAGAAAGATCTTTTGAAAACGAACATCTCAAGCTAACTGCCCCGAAAAATTCCAATGAAAGACATCCATCCAGGTCCCAGTCCGATGACAGCGATTCGTATTACGATTGTGAGGAGCCGAAGTTCACGATCAGTAATTTTATAAACATGCTCCGAGAAAAGTCCGAGGAGATTAAGGATCAACTGCGCGAGGGAAAACTGGCCGATCATCGAAGAAGAAACCAACAGGAAGATGagcttattttaaaatacaagGACTTGTACGAAAAGGAAATGGCGAAAAAGGTCAGATCGTGTGATGGTTCGTCTGTTACGAATCCTCCACCTATACAGAAAGAACCACCTCAATCGGTGAGCAACCCAAACCTCGAAGAGCCCCCGAAGAGCCAAGCCTGTGAGACAGAAGAGCCAAGAGCTTGTGAGACAGAAGAGCCCAAATCGATCCTGAGGCCCACTTCACATCAATTCGAGACAAGAAAGCAGGTTAAATTAGACCAATTGGTTAATTACGTTAGGGAGAAGAACAAGGAAGCTATGAACAACCTAAAGGGATGTGACAAATTAATCAAGGAGTGCGAGTGCCAAGTTcagggactggcttccgctcaaaattccaaaaaacCTGAGTGTCCTGAAGCAGCAAATAAAGAAG CAGCGAATCATAAGCAGGAAAAGAATGAACCCTGTAACAACGATACTCCAAGGGCACAAATTTCCGACTCATCCAATagtgaaaaatataaaatcgaTATGGCAGATTTCAAGGGAAAACTAGAGAGATGTGAGAGACTTCAGGTTCAGATAGCGGACATGGTATCCAAGTGCATCAGCCTGGTCATGGGAAACGTAGAGAAggagccccaagcatcttccCCAAAGAAGAGTGCCAAGAAGGAAGATGATCATTCCTTCCGTTATCAGCGGAACTGCAATGAACCAATTCAGTCAACCGACGCTATTGGCACCACGAAAAGTTCCGACAAGAGACTCGGTGGCAAGGAGACCTCCATTCTAAAAAGCCCCGAAACGACTTCTTCCATCAAGAGGATCCACGCCAAGCTATATTCTTCTCAGAAGGTCGACAAACCTCCCTCACAATATCTGACGCAACAGGTCGATAATATAATCAGGCAGTGCGAGGACTTGAAAAATGAGTTCGAAATGAGGTTGCATTCGACCTTTTCGAAGAGTTCCGTACCAAACGCGGGTTCTAATAAAGCTTTCCGAAAACAAAGTCCTGTAGAAATGGAAATGAGAAGACGGTGCACATTGGACGCTTTGAAAAAGAAATGTGAAGACGCGGCAATAAAGAAAGAAGCGGGTAATGATGAAGAGGACGATGAAGTTGAAGTCTTGAGGAAGAAACAAGCCGAACTGAAAAAAAGACTGGAAAAAGCcaagcttaaaaaacaatgtGCTCTAATCCGTAAGGCGATCGAAGAGTCCGAAGACGACAATCTCCAAGGACCAAGTGAAGTGACATTTTTGGGAGAATGCAGAGCGGCACTCAAAAGTAGATTCGCAAGAGAGGATCAGAGAAGGAAATGGGCGGAAAGCTAtttaagagaaaaaattgaaaagataAAAAGATTCGATCGCTCCCTTTCTTCGAAGAGGAGTCCCACGCAGCTCGGCTTTACCCAGAAATCTTCAATTGAACTTAAGAAGAATCAAGTAGATCCTGTGATGTCGAAGAAATGCGACGAAGAAGAGTTTATAAAGAAATCTGCTGAAGAAGACTTCAAAAAGAAAGTTGCCCAGAAAGACTTGAAGAAGAAATGCGCAGAGGAAGAGTTGAACAAGAAATGTGCCGAGGTAGAGTTGAAGGAGAAATGTGCCAAGGAAGAGTTGAAAAATGAATGTGCCAAAAAAGAGTTGAAGAAGACAGGTACCCGGGAAGAGTTGAAGAAGAAATGTGCAGAGGCAAAGTTGAAGAAGAAATGCGCTGAGGAAGAGTTGAAGAAGAAGTGTAGCGAGGAAGAgttaaaaaagaaatgtgCCGAGGAAGCTTTAAAGAAGAAATGCGCTAAGGaagaattgaaaaagaaatgcGCAGAGGATGAGTTGAAAAGGAAATGCGCCGAAGAAAAGTTGAAGAAGAAATGCGCCGAGGACGAGTTGAAGAGGAAATGCGCCAAAGAAGAGTTGAAAAAGAAATGCGCTGAGGACGAGTTGAAGAAGAAATGCGCCGAGGAGAAGTTGAAAAAGAAATGCGCTGAGGACGAGTTGAAGAAGAAATGCGCCGAGGAAAAGTTGAAGAAGAAATGCGCCGAGGAAGCTTTGAAGAAGAAATGTAGCGAGGACGAGTTGAAGAAGAAGTGCGCTGAAGAAGAGTTGAAGAAGAAATGCTCGGAGGAAGATTTGAAAAAGAAATGTGCAGCAGACGAacgaaaaaggaaaaatgaaGAGATGCAGTTGAGGTTAAAGTGCTTTGAAGCGAAACTAAAAAAGAAAtgcgaaaaaataaagaatgaTGAGCTGAAAGAGAAGAACACTGAAGagagcttaaaaaacaaaggTCGCGAAGAAGAACTTAagaaaaaagacaaagaaaGTTCccaagaaaaactaaaaacgaAATCTGCCAAAGACGAGAAAAAGAAGAGGGCAGaagaggaaaaaaagaaactctacaaagaaaaagaaaataataaaagcacCGAAAAAGACTTTAAAAAGAAATGTGACCAAGCAGCACTTAAAGAAAAATGCGCTGAAGaagaattgaaaaagaaatgtGCCGAAGAAGAATTGAAAAAGGAAtgtgaagaagaagaaatgaaaaagaaatgtGCAGAAGaagaaatgaaaaagaaatgtGCAGAAGAAGAATTGAAAGAGAAATGTGCAGAAGaagaattgaaaaagaaatgtGCAAAAGAAGAACTGAAAAAGAAATGTGCAGAAgaagaattgaaaaataaatgcgcagaagaggagaaaaaaaagaaaagagcgGAAGAAGCACTGAAAAAGAAATGTGccgaagaaaaattaaaaaagaaatgctcTGAAGAAATGAATAAGAAGAAACTTTCCGAAAAAGAGGTCAAAGAGAAATCTGACAAAGAGGAACTTAAGAAGAAAGGCAAAGAGGAAGACCTTAAGAAAGAATCAGAAGAAAAACCAAAGACCGCTGCACTAGGAATAAGAAACAAGGAAAATGATTGCAGTGAGATCTACAAAGATTCGCAAATTCAGGAGAATCGGTTGATGGGAGAACTGAAAAGATGGTGGGAGGAAGTTGACCGAAATACAAAGAATATCGGTGGCGTGCCGCTGAACGAACACGAAAGTGAGGAGATTCATAATTGGCTGAAGAGGCAAAAGGAGAAGGACACCCAGGCCGGCAAGGCCAAGCCAAGGTGCGCTGGTCCTAAGGACAAGGGCACCCTGAAGCTCCAGAGCCTGGACGGCATTTTTCTGACATCGGGCCTAACGAGCAACCGAGCGCCCTCGAGTCGCGGCCTGCTGGACGCCCTGTGCGATCCTTTGCCCAGGCTGAGAAAGAGGGTTCATCGAAACCCCTCCGGCTTCCCTCCTCTAACTGAAAATATCATTGGTTCTGGCTGTGGCCATGGCATCATACAACATCCCGAGCCTTGTCGGATTCCTTTGCTGGGGCCGAACATCTTTGTGCGCCAGATACTGCCACGTCTGAAGCCGCTGAGTATTAACGGCAACCTGAGGGTTTACTGGCTCGACGCGATGTTCTCGTCGACCACATTTAGCAGGAGAGGCTACACCAGGGACGAATCAGGTAGATATTCGTCCTTGGTGTGGCCCTATGCTACATTTGGTGGCACGAACTCCGACGACGAGTCTCAGAAATAA
- the LOC26514594 gene encoding axoneme-associated protein mst101(2) isoform X4 — translation MLRRCIGRQMQCLLAFPRPPPLIQATSCCQRYISRGPFFGPSFFQGQIKWIEKKRPPLGPLQFDPPMSCDILCTDVNEPGPSGVSKQVRQVQQRVCLVGQVRRLSDKGPAGPKKVSVCMFSRKGKLYHKDNDKKTMETCLDKRNKCLCDKWRPRPRPKKRKKEKNIRKRLEELMEEGPERSFENEHLKLTAPKNSNERHPSRSQSDDSDSYYDCEEPKFTISNFINMLREKSEEIKDQLREGKLADHRRRNQQEDELILKYKDLYEKEMAKKVRSCDGSSVTNPPPIQKEPPQSVSNPNLEEPPKSQACETEEPRACETEEPKSILRPTSHQFETRKQVKLDQLVNYVREKNKEAMNNLKGCDKLIKECECQVQGLASAQNSKKPECPEAANKEANHKQEKNEPCNNDTPRAQISDSSNSEKYKIDMADFKGKLERCERLQVQIADMVSKCISLVMGNVEKEPQASSPKKSAKKEDDHSFRYQRNCNEPIQSTDAIGTTKSSDKRLGGKETSILKSPETTSSIKRIHAKLYSSQKVDKPPSQYLTQQVDNIIRQCEDLKNEFEMRLHSTFSKSSVPNAGSNKAFRKQSPVEMEMRRRCTLDALKKKCEDAAIKKEAGNDEEDDEVEVLRKKQAELKKRLEKAKLKKQCALIRKAIEESEDDNLQGPSEVTFLGECRAALKSRFAREDQRRKWAESYLREKIEKIKRFDRSLSSKRSPTQLGFTQKSSIELKKNQVDPVMSKKCDEEEFIKKSAEEDFKKKVAQKDLKKKCAEEELNKKCAEVELKEKCAKEELKNECAKKELKKTGTREELKKKCAEAKLKKKCAEEELKKKCSEEELKKKCAEEALKKKCAKEELKKKCAEDELKRKCAEEKLKKKCAEDELKRKCAKEELKKKCAEDELKKKCAEEKLKKKCAEDELKKKCAEEKLKKKCAEEALKKKCSEDELKKKCAEEELKKKCSEEDLKKKCAADERKRKNEEMQLRLKCFEAKLKKKCEKIKNDELKEKNTEESLKNKGREEELKKKDKESSQEKLKTKSAKDEKKKRAEEEKKKLYKEKENNKSTEKDFKKKCDQAALKEKCAEEELKKKCAEEELKKECEEEEMKKKCAEEEMKKKCAEEELKEKCAEEELKKKCAKEELKKKCAEEELKNKCAEEEKKKKRAEEALKKKCAEEKLKKKCSEEMNKKKLSEKEVKEKSDKEELKKKGKEEDLKKESEEKPKTAALGIRNKENDCSEIYKDSQIQENRLMGELKRWWEEVDRNTKNIGGVPLNEHESEEIHNWLKRQKEKDTQAGKAKPRCAGPKDKGTLKLQSLDGIFLTSGLTSNRAPSSRGLLDALCDPLPRLRKRVHRNPSGFPPLTENIIGSGCGHGIIQHPEPCRIPLLGPNIFVRQILPRLKPLSINGNLRVYWLDAMFSSTTFSRRGYTRDESGRYSSLVWPYATFGGTNSDDESQK, via the exons ATGCTCCGCCGGTGCATCGGCAGGCAGATGCAGTGTCTGCTGGCTTTTCCCCGACCTCCCCCTCTCATACAGGCCACCTCCTGTTGCCAGCGATACATATCGCGAGGGCCGTTCTTCGGTCCGAGCTTCTTTCAAGGTCAGATCAAGTGGATCGAGAAAAAGCGACCGCCCCTCGGTCCGCTGCAGTTTGACCCCCCGATGTCCTGCGACATCCTCTGCACGGATGTGAACGAGCCGGGTCCAAGCGGGGTTAGTAAGCAAGTCAGACAGGTCCAGCAGCGCGTATGCCTTGTCGGCCAAGTTCGTAGACTGAGTGACAAAGGACCTGCTGGTCCCAAAAAAGTCTCAGTCTGCATGTTTAGCCGAAAGGGTAAGCTGTACCACAAGGACAACGACAAGAAAACAATGGAAACCTGCCTGGACAAGCGGAACAAGTGCTTGTGCGACAAATGGCGGCCACGTCCCAGACCCAAAAAGCGCAAAAAGGAGAAGAACATAAGGAAGCGCTTGGAGGAACTAATGGAGGAGGGTCCAGAAAGATCTTTTGAAAACGAACATCTCAAGCTAACTGCCCCGAAAAATTCCAATGAAAGACATCCATCCAGGTCCCAGTCCGATGACAGCGATTCGTATTACGATTGTGAGGAGCCGAAGTTCACGATCAGTAATTTTATAAACATGCTCCGAGAAAAGTCCGAGGAGATTAAGGATCAACTGCGCGAGGGAAAACTGGCCGATCATCGAAGAAGAAACCAACAGGAAGATGagcttattttaaaatacaagGACTTGTACGAAAAGGAAATGGCGAAAAAGGTCAGATCGTGTGATGGTTCGTCTGTTACGAATCCTCCACCTATACAGAAAGAACCACCTCAATCGGTGAGCAACCCAAACCTCGAAGAGCCCCCGAAGAGCCAAGCCTGTGAGACAGAAGAGCCAAGAGCTTGTGAGACAGAAGAGCCCAAATCGATCCTGAGGCCCACTTCACATCAATTCGAGACAAGAAAGCAGGTTAAATTAGACCAATTGGTTAATTACGTTAGGGAGAAGAACAAGGAAGCTATGAACAACCTAAAGGGATGTGACAAATTAATCAAGGAGTGCGAGTGCCAAGTTcagggactggcttccgctcaaaattccaaaaaacCTGAGTGTCCTGAAGCAGCAAATAAAGAAG CGAATCATAAGCAGGAAAAGAATGAACCCTGTAACAACGATACTCCAAGGGCACAAATTTCCGACTCATCCAATagtgaaaaatataaaatcgaTATGGCAGATTTCAAGGGAAAACTAGAGAGATGTGAGAGACTTCAGGTTCAGATAGCGGACATGGTATCCAAGTGCATCAGCCTGGTCATGGGAAACGTAGAGAAggagccccaagcatcttccCCAAAGAAGAGTGCCAAGAAGGAAGATGATCATTCCTTCCGTTATCAGCGGAACTGCAATGAACCAATTCAGTCAACCGACGCTATTGGCACCACGAAAAGTTCCGACAAGAGACTCGGTGGCAAGGAGACCTCCATTCTAAAAAGCCCCGAAACGACTTCTTCCATCAAGAGGATCCACGCCAAGCTATATTCTTCTCAGAAGGTCGACAAACCTCCCTCACAATATCTGACGCAACAGGTCGATAATATAATCAGGCAGTGCGAGGACTTGAAAAATGAGTTCGAAATGAGGTTGCATTCGACCTTTTCGAAGAGTTCCGTACCAAACGCGGGTTCTAATAAAGCTTTCCGAAAACAAAGTCCTGTAGAAATGGAAATGAGAAGACGGTGCACATTGGACGCTTTGAAAAAGAAATGTGAAGACGCGGCAATAAAGAAAGAAGCGGGTAATGATGAAGAGGACGATGAAGTTGAAGTCTTGAGGAAGAAACAAGCCGAACTGAAAAAAAGACTGGAAAAAGCcaagcttaaaaaacaatgtGCTCTAATCCGTAAGGCGATCGAAGAGTCCGAAGACGACAATCTCCAAGGACCAAGTGAAGTGACATTTTTGGGAGAATGCAGAGCGGCACTCAAAAGTAGATTCGCAAGAGAGGATCAGAGAAGGAAATGGGCGGAAAGCTAtttaagagaaaaaattgaaaagataAAAAGATTCGATCGCTCCCTTTCTTCGAAGAGGAGTCCCACGCAGCTCGGCTTTACCCAGAAATCTTCAATTGAACTTAAGAAGAATCAAGTAGATCCTGTGATGTCGAAGAAATGCGACGAAGAAGAGTTTATAAAGAAATCTGCTGAAGAAGACTTCAAAAAGAAAGTTGCCCAGAAAGACTTGAAGAAGAAATGCGCAGAGGAAGAGTTGAACAAGAAATGTGCCGAGGTAGAGTTGAAGGAGAAATGTGCCAAGGAAGAGTTGAAAAATGAATGTGCCAAAAAAGAGTTGAAGAAGACAGGTACCCGGGAAGAGTTGAAGAAGAAATGTGCAGAGGCAAAGTTGAAGAAGAAATGCGCTGAGGAAGAGTTGAAGAAGAAGTGTAGCGAGGAAGAgttaaaaaagaaatgtgCCGAGGAAGCTTTAAAGAAGAAATGCGCTAAGGaagaattgaaaaagaaatgcGCAGAGGATGAGTTGAAAAGGAAATGCGCCGAAGAAAAGTTGAAGAAGAAATGCGCCGAGGACGAGTTGAAGAGGAAATGCGCCAAAGAAGAGTTGAAAAAGAAATGCGCTGAGGACGAGTTGAAGAAGAAATGCGCCGAGGAGAAGTTGAAAAAGAAATGCGCTGAGGACGAGTTGAAGAAGAAATGCGCCGAGGAAAAGTTGAAGAAGAAATGCGCCGAGGAAGCTTTGAAGAAGAAATGTAGCGAGGACGAGTTGAAGAAGAAGTGCGCTGAAGAAGAGTTGAAGAAGAAATGCTCGGAGGAAGATTTGAAAAAGAAATGTGCAGCAGACGAacgaaaaaggaaaaatgaaGAGATGCAGTTGAGGTTAAAGTGCTTTGAAGCGAAACTAAAAAAGAAAtgcgaaaaaataaagaatgaTGAGCTGAAAGAGAAGAACACTGAAGagagcttaaaaaacaaaggTCGCGAAGAAGAACTTAagaaaaaagacaaagaaaGTTCccaagaaaaactaaaaacgaAATCTGCCAAAGACGAGAAAAAGAAGAGGGCAGaagaggaaaaaaagaaactctacaaagaaaaagaaaataataaaagcacCGAAAAAGACTTTAAAAAGAAATGTGACCAAGCAGCACTTAAAGAAAAATGCGCTGAAGaagaattgaaaaagaaatgtGCCGAAGAAGAATTGAAAAAGGAAtgtgaagaagaagaaatgaaaaagaaatgtGCAGAAGaagaaatgaaaaagaaatgtGCAGAAGAAGAATTGAAAGAGAAATGTGCAGAAGaagaattgaaaaagaaatgtGCAAAAGAAGAACTGAAAAAGAAATGTGCAGAAgaagaattgaaaaataaatgcgcagaagaggagaaaaaaaagaaaagagcgGAAGAAGCACTGAAAAAGAAATGTGccgaagaaaaattaaaaaagaaatgctcTGAAGAAATGAATAAGAAGAAACTTTCCGAAAAAGAGGTCAAAGAGAAATCTGACAAAGAGGAACTTAAGAAGAAAGGCAAAGAGGAAGACCTTAAGAAAGAATCAGAAGAAAAACCAAAGACCGCTGCACTAGGAATAAGAAACAAGGAAAATGATTGCAGTGAGATCTACAAAGATTCGCAAATTCAGGAGAATCGGTTGATGGGAGAACTGAAAAGATGGTGGGAGGAAGTTGACCGAAATACAAAGAATATCGGTGGCGTGCCGCTGAACGAACACGAAAGTGAGGAGATTCATAATTGGCTGAAGAGGCAAAAGGAGAAGGACACCCAGGCCGGCAAGGCCAAGCCAAGGTGCGCTGGTCCTAAGGACAAGGGCACCCTGAAGCTCCAGAGCCTGGACGGCATTTTTCTGACATCGGGCCTAACGAGCAACCGAGCGCCCTCGAGTCGCGGCCTGCTGGACGCCCTGTGCGATCCTTTGCCCAGGCTGAGAAAGAGGGTTCATCGAAACCCCTCCGGCTTCCCTCCTCTAACTGAAAATATCATTGGTTCTGGCTGTGGCCATGGCATCATACAACATCCCGAGCCTTGTCGGATTCCTTTGCTGGGGCCGAACATCTTTGTGCGCCAGATACTGCCACGTCTGAAGCCGCTGAGTATTAACGGCAACCTGAGGGTTTACTGGCTCGACGCGATGTTCTCGTCGACCACATTTAGCAGGAGAGGCTACACCAGGGACGAATCAGGTAGATATTCGTCCTTGGTGTGGCCCTATGCTACATTTGGTGGCACGAACTCCGACGACGAGTCTCAGAAATAA